From a single Brassica oleracea var. oleracea cultivar TO1000 chromosome C5, BOL, whole genome shotgun sequence genomic region:
- the LOC106296084 gene encoding probable cysteine proteinase At3g43960, translating to MAIPIRFLTLALVILSVLLLSSSLGGVTAKETKRSEAEVQRMYERWLVENRKNYNALGEKERRFNIFKDNLKLIEAHNSVPERTYELGLTRFADLTDDEFRAIHLRGKMVRTSDPVIGDRYLYKEGDVLPDEVDWREKGAVVPVKDQGDCGGCWAFAAVGAVEGLNKIKTGELVSLSEQELLDCDRGGNSGNFGCLGGNAADAFEFIIENSGIVTDKVYPYTENDTAACKAIEMVTTRYVTIDSYEDAPHNDEMSLKKAVAHQPISVMVEAENMKLYKSGVFTGPCDHWYGNHNVVVVGYGTTERGEDYWIIRNSWGANWGESGYIKLQRNFHNSTGNCGVAIRPVYPLKSNSAFGLLSPSMFKLGALIIFQLIGWALF from the exons ATGGCTATTCCTATAAGGTTTTTAACTTTAGCTCTCGTGATCCTCTCCGTGTTACTACTTTCCTCCTCTCTCGGCGGCGTTACAGCGAAGGAGACGAAGCGGAGCGAGGCGGAAGTTCAACGGATGTACGAGCGGTGGCTTGTGGAGAATCGTAAGAACTATAACGCTCTTGGAGAGAAAGAGAGACGGTTCAATATCTTCAAAGACAACTTAAAGTTGATAGAAGCACACAACTCGGTCCCGGAGCGGACTTACGAACTAGGATTGACCCGGTTTGCAGATCTAACCGACGATGAGTTTCGAGCTATTCACTTAAGGGGGAAGATGGTAAGGACAAGCGATCCAGTGATAGGAGATAGGTACTTGTACAAGGAAGGAGACGTTTTGCCCGATGAAGTTGACTGGAGAGAGAAAGGTGCAGTTGTTCCGGTCAAAGATCAAGGAGACTGTG GAGGTTGTTGGGCGTTCGCGGCGGTTGGAGCGGTGGAGGGTTTAAACAAGATCAAGACAGGAGAATTAGTATCTTTGTCGGAACAAGAACTCTTGGATTGCGACAGAGGGGGAAATTCCGGAAACTTTGGATGTTTAGGAGGTAACGCAGCCGACGCTTTTGAGTTCATTATCGAAAACAGTGGTATTGTAACGGATAAAGTTTACCCTTATACTGAGAATGATACTGCCGCGTGCAAGGCCATTGAG ATGGTTACCACTCGGTATGTTACAATTGATAGTTATGAGGATGCTCCTCATAACGATGAGATGTCTTTGAAGAAAGCTGTTGCTCATCAACCTATTAGTGTTATGGTTGAAGCCGAAAACATGAAACTCTACAAATCT GGTGTGTTTACAGGACCATGTGATCATTGGTATGGAAACCACAATGTGGTAGTCGTGGGGTATGGAACGACAGAAAGAGGTGAAGACTACTGGATTATCCGTAACTCATGGGGAGCAAACTGGGGTGAAAGTGGATACATTAAGCTTCAACGTAACTTCCACAACTCAACAGGGAATTGTGGAGTCGCTATACGGCCTGTGTACCCACTCAAGTCCAACTCAGCATTTGGTTTGTTGTCTCCGAGTATGTTTAAATTGGGGGCTTTAATTATTTTCCAGTTGATTGGTTGGGCCTTGTTCTGA
- the LOC106296083 gene encoding probable cysteine proteinase At3g19400, whose protein sequence is MSTPIKFTTIALVTLLVLLASSSLSGVTAKADHRNPEEVKMFERWLVENHKNYNGLGEKDKRFEIFMDNLKFVQEHNSVPNQSYELGLTRFADLTNEEFRAIYLRSKMERTRDSVKSERYLHNVGDKLPDEVDWRAKGAVVPVKDQGSCGSCWAFSAIGAVEGINQIKTGELVSLSEQELVDCDTSYNNGCGGGLMDYAFQFIISNGGIDTEEDYPYTATDDNICNTDKKNTRVVTIDGYEDVPENENSLKKALANQPISVAIEAGGRAFQLYKSGVFTGTCGTALDHGVVAVGYGTSEGQDYWIIRNSWGSNWGESGYIKLQRNIKDSSGKCGVAMMASYPTKSSGSNPPKPPPPAPVVCDKSYTCPAKSTCCCLYEYKGKCYSWGCCPLESATCCEDGSSCCPQAYPVCDLKAGTCRMKADSPLSVKALTRGPATATTKATNVLVSSA, encoded by the exons ATGTCTACTCCAATCAAATTCACAACCATAGCTCTCGTGACCCTCTTGGTGTTACTAGCTTCCTCCTCTCTGAGCGGCGTCACGGCGAAGGCGGATCATCGGAATCCCGAGGAAGTTAAGATGTTCGAGCGGTGGCTAGTGGAGAATCACAAGAACTACAATGGTCTAGGAGAGAAGGATAAACGGTTCGAGATCTTCATGGACAACTTGAAGTTCGTGCAAGAGCACAACTCTGTCCCGAACCAGAGCTACGAACTCGGGTTGACCCGGTTCGCCGATCTGACCAACGAAGAATTTCGAGCGATTTACTTGAGGAGTAAGATGGAGAGGACCAGAGACTCGGTGAAGTCAGAGAGGTATCTACATAACGTTGGAGATAAGTTGCCTGATGAAGTTGACTGGAGAGCCAAAGGCGCCGTTGTTCCGGTCAAAGATCAAGGATCATGTG GAAGTTGTTGGGCGTTTTCGGCGATTGGAGCGGTTGAAGGGATAAACCAGATCAAGACAGGGGAGCTTGTGTCTCTGTCGGAGCAAGAACTTGTTGATTGTGACACAAGTTACAATAATGGATGTGGTGGTGGTCTCATGGACTATGCTTTTCAGTTCATTATTAGCAATGGTGGTATTGATACTGAGGAAGATTACCCTTATACCGCTACCGATGATAACATATGCAATACAGATAAG AAGAACACTCGTGTTGTTACCATCGATGGTTATGAGGATGTTCCTGAAAACGAGAATTCATTGAAGAAAGCTCTTGCTAATCAACCTATTAGTGTTGCCATTGAAGCTGGTGGCCGAGCTTTCCAGCTTTACAAATCA GGGGTGTTTACAGGAACATGTGGAACAGCTTTGGACCATGGTGTGGTAGCCGTAGGATACGGAACCTCAGAAGGTCAAGACTACTGGATTATTCGTAACTCATGGGGATCAAACTGGGGCGAAAGCGGATACATTAAGCTCCAACGTAACATCAAAGATTCCTCCGGTAAATGTGGTGTGGCAATGATGGCTTCGTACCCTACCAAATCATCAGGCTCAAACCCACCAAAACCGCCACCACCTGCACCAGTTGTTTGTGACAAGTCTTACACTTGTCCAGCCAAGTCCACTTGTTGTTGTCTCTATGAGTACAAAGGAAAATGCTACAGCTGGGGATGTTGTCCGCTAGAGTCAGCCACTTGCTGCGAGGATGGATCTAGCTGCTGCCCTCAGGCGTACCCTGTCTGTGACTTGAAGGCTGGTACTTGTAGAATG AAGGCAGACAGTCCCTTAAGCGTAAAAGCTTTGACCCGAGGCCCAGCGACTGCAACCACGAAGGCTACTAACGTGCTTGTGAGCAGCGCTTGA